In Pseudomonas sp. ADAK18, a single window of DNA contains:
- a CDS encoding methionine ABC transporter ATP-binding protein: MIEFHNVHKTYRVAGKDIPALHPTSLRVENGQVFGLIGHSGAGKSTLLRLINRLEQPSGGQIMVDDEEVTALDANGLRRFRQQVGMIFQHFNLLASKTVADNVALPLTLAGELSRREIDQRVAELLERVGLSDHAKKYPAQLSGGQKQRVGIARALATKPKILLCDEATSALDPQTTASVLQLLAEINRELKLTIVLITHEMDVIRRVCDQVAVMDAGVIVEQGSVADVFLHPKHPTTKRFVQEADQVDESEQRDDFAHVPGRIVRLTFQGEATYAPLLGTVARETGVDYSILAGRIDRIKDIPYGQLTLAVTGGDMEAAFARFTAADVHMEVLR; encoded by the coding sequence GTGATCGAGTTTCATAACGTCCATAAAACCTACCGGGTCGCCGGTAAGGATATCCCCGCACTGCACCCCACCAGCCTGCGCGTCGAAAACGGCCAGGTGTTCGGCCTGATTGGCCACTCCGGTGCGGGAAAAAGTACCCTGCTGCGCCTGATCAATCGCCTGGAGCAACCCAGCGGTGGCCAGATCATGGTGGATGACGAAGAAGTCACCGCCCTGGATGCCAACGGCCTGCGCCGTTTTCGGCAACAGGTCGGGATGATCTTCCAGCACTTCAACCTGCTGGCGTCCAAGACCGTCGCCGACAACGTGGCGCTGCCACTGACCCTGGCAGGCGAGTTGTCGCGCCGCGAGATTGACCAGCGTGTGGCTGAACTGCTGGAGCGGGTCGGCCTGTCGGACCACGCCAAGAAGTATCCGGCGCAGTTGTCTGGCGGCCAGAAGCAGCGCGTCGGCATCGCCCGCGCCCTGGCCACCAAGCCGAAAATCCTGCTGTGCGATGAAGCCACCAGCGCCCTCGACCCGCAGACCACCGCCTCGGTCCTGCAACTGCTGGCCGAGATCAACCGCGAGCTGAAGCTGACCATCGTGCTGATCACCCATGAAATGGACGTGATCCGCCGGGTCTGCGACCAGGTGGCCGTGATGGACGCCGGTGTGATCGTCGAGCAAGGCTCTGTAGCCGACGTGTTCCTACACCCCAAGCACCCGACCACCAAGCGCTTCGTACAAGAAGCCGATCAGGTCGACGAAAGCGAGCAGCGCGATGACTTCGCCCACGTCCCGGGCCGCATCGTGCGCCTGACGTTCCAGGGCGAAGCGACCTACGCACCGCTGCTGGGTACCGTGGCTCGTGAAACGGGCGTGGACTACAGCATCCTCGCCGGTCGTATCGACCGCATCAAAGACATCCCCTACGGGCAATTGACCCTCGCCGTTACCGGCGGCGACATGGAGGCGGCGTTCGCCCGCTTCACCGCGGCAGACGTCCACATGGAGGTGCTGCGCTAA
- a CDS encoding methionine ABC transporter permease: METLLSFFANIDWYEIWLATGDTMLMLFGSLLFTVLLGLPLGVLLFLCSPRQLFEQKGLYALLSLIVNILRSLPFIILLIVMIPFTVLITGTSLGVAGAIPPLVVGATPFFARLVETALREVDRGIIEATQAMGASTRQIITNALLPEARPGIFAAITVTAITLVSYTAMAGVVGAGGLGDLAIRFGYQRFQTDVMVVTVVLLLILVQILQTVGDKLVVHFSRK, from the coding sequence ATGGAGACCCTGTTGAGTTTTTTCGCCAACATCGACTGGTATGAAATCTGGCTCGCCACCGGCGACACCATGCTCATGCTCTTCGGTTCGCTGCTGTTCACCGTGTTGCTGGGCCTGCCACTGGGCGTATTGCTGTTCCTGTGCAGCCCGCGCCAACTGTTCGAGCAGAAAGGCCTGTACGCCCTGCTGTCGTTGATCGTGAACATCCTGCGCTCGCTGCCGTTCATTATTTTGCTGATCGTGATGATTCCATTCACGGTACTGATTACCGGCACCTCCCTTGGCGTTGCGGGTGCGATTCCGCCACTGGTGGTCGGCGCAACGCCGTTCTTCGCGCGCCTGGTGGAAACCGCCCTGCGCGAAGTGGATCGCGGCATTATCGAAGCGACCCAGGCCATGGGCGCCAGCACCCGCCAGATCATCACCAATGCACTGCTGCCCGAGGCTCGCCCCGGCATTTTCGCAGCGATTACCGTGACGGCGATTACACTGGTTTCCTACACGGCCATGGCCGGTGTGGTGGGTGCCGGTGGCCTGGGTGACCTGGCGATCCGCTTCGGCTATCAGCGCTTCCAGACCGACGTGATGGTGGTCACCGTGGTGTTGCTGCTGATCCTGGTGCAAATTCTGCAAACCGTTGGCGATAAGCTGGTGGTGCACTTTTCTCGAAAATAA
- a CDS encoding MetQ/NlpA family ABC transporter substrate-binding protein produces the protein MKKLLVAFAAVAAFSAHAAETLTVAASPVPHAEILEFVKPALAKEGVDLQVKVFTDYVQPNVQVAEKRLDANFFQHQPYLDEFNKAKGTNLVSVAGVHLEPLGAYSSKYKKLAELPDGANVVIPNDATNGGRALLLLANNGLITLKDPTNILSTIKDITGNTKNLKFRELEAATLPRVLTQVDLALINTNYALEAKLDPSKDALVIEGKDSPYVNILVARPDDKDSDAMKKLVAALHTPEVKAFILEKYKGAILPAF, from the coding sequence ATGAAAAAACTACTGGTTGCTTTCGCCGCCGTTGCCGCGTTTTCCGCCCACGCCGCCGAGACCCTGACGGTGGCCGCTTCGCCGGTGCCGCATGCGGAAATCCTCGAGTTCGTGAAGCCTGCGCTGGCCAAGGAAGGCGTGGACCTGCAGGTCAAAGTCTTCACCGACTACGTTCAGCCGAACGTGCAGGTGGCCGAAAAGCGCCTGGACGCCAACTTCTTCCAGCACCAGCCGTACCTGGATGAGTTCAACAAGGCCAAGGGTACAAACCTGGTGAGTGTTGCCGGTGTGCACCTGGAGCCTCTGGGCGCCTACTCCAGCAAGTACAAGAAGCTCGCCGAGTTGCCTGATGGCGCCAACGTGGTGATCCCGAACGACGCCACCAACGGCGGCCGCGCGCTGTTGCTGCTGGCCAACAACGGCCTGATCACCCTGAAGGACCCGACCAACATACTGTCGACCATCAAGGACATCACCGGCAACACCAAAAATTTGAAATTCCGCGAGCTGGAAGCCGCCACCCTGCCGCGCGTGCTGACCCAGGTTGACCTGGCGCTGATCAACACCAACTACGCGCTGGAAGCCAAGCTGGATCCTTCCAAGGATGCTTTGGTCATCGAAGGCAAAGACTCGCCTTACGTGAACATCCTGGTTGCCCGTCCGGACGACAAGGATTCGGACGCAATGAAGAAACTGGTTGCGGCGCTGCACACACCCGAAGTGAAGGCGTTCATTCTTGAGAAGTACAAAGGCGCGATCTTGCCAGCGTTCTGA